In Musa acuminata AAA Group cultivar baxijiao chromosome BXJ3-11, Cavendish_Baxijiao_AAA, whole genome shotgun sequence, one DNA window encodes the following:
- the LOC103972773 gene encoding PRA1 family protein F2, whose amino-acid sequence MVGGVPKMQKTSPPTYAPNPASSPSAWPQAMESPAPPIRSAAAAPSSSPSPAARTADLVSRFKEQGKALIAAQRPWPQLLNTTALSRPANAGEAVARLRRNLAYFRSNYALFAIAALSASLLWHPASLVAFVALVAAWFLLYFSRDQPLVLFGRLIDDGTVLGALSVATVVALLFSDVGSTVFGAIMVGAALVCLHAVFRATDDLFLDEAEVANGGLAVPAFGIPVQPQAYVRIV is encoded by the coding sequence ATGGTTGGAGGAGTTCCCAAGATGCAGAAGACCTCGCCGCCCACTTACGCCCCCAACCCCGCCTCCTCACCGTCGGCCTGGCCCCAGGCGATGGAATCCCCCGCGCCGCCGATCAGATCGGCAGCGGCGGCGCCATCTTCCAGTCCCTCCCCGGCCGCCCGCACCGCCGACCTGGTTTCTCGGTTCAAAGAGCAGGGAAAGGCCCTGATCGCTGCTCAGCGCCCCTGGCCGCAGCTCCTCAATACCACCGCCCTCTCCCGTCCCGCCAACGCCGGCGAGGCCGTCGCCCGCCTCCGCCGCAACCTCGCCTACTTCCGCTCTAACTACGCCCTCTTCGCGATTGCCGCCCTCTCCGCCTCCCTCCTCTGGCACCCCGCCTCCCTGGTCGCCTTCGTCGCCCTCGTCGCCGCCTGGTTCCTCCTCTACTTTTCCCGCGACCAGCCGCTCGTCCTCTTTGGGCGCCTGATTGACGACGGGACTGTCCTTGGAGCCCTCTCCGTAGCCACGGTCGTCGCCCTACTGTTTTCCGACGTGGGATCGACTGTCTTCGGAGCCATCATGGTGGGGGCGGCGCTCGTCTGCTTGCACGCGGTGTTCAGGGCAACGGATGATCTGTTTCTCGATGAAGCAGAGGTTGCAAACGGCGGATTGGCTGTCCCTGCGTTTGGGATTCCAGTGCAGCCGCAGGCCTATGTTCGGATTGTGTGA
- the LOC103972774 gene encoding exocyst complex component SEC15A-like has protein sequence MMLHAPSRRRTVVEHADGGVDVVLATSIGNGEDLGPAVRHSFESGKPEALLHQLRNIVRKKEVEIEELCKLHYEDFIVAVDELRGVLVDADELKSMLSSENLRLQEVASALLLRLEELLELYLIKKNVTEALQTLKVCVQVSKLCLTCNMHVSNSRFYPALKTLDMIERNYIQNTPLKPLRKVIEKQIPALKLHIEKKVCSEFNDWLVHIRSAAKEIGQLAIGQASSARQREEEKRARRREAEEQSRTGVGDVACALDIEHIDEDSMLEFDLTPVYRAHHIHTCLGIEEKFRDYYYKNRLMQLNLDLQISSAQPFLESHQPFFAQIAGFFIVEDRVRRTAGGLLSDSQVEAIWETAIAKMTSVLEDQFSRTDTASHLLLIKDLVTLLGATLTGHGYRVAPLLEVLDSSRDKYHELLLSECWKQISDILASDSFEQMVIKKEYEYNMNVLSFQLQSSDIMPAFPYIAPFSSSVPDVCRIVRSFIEDSVNYLSYGGHINFYEVVKKYLDKLVIGVLNEALLNMIHTGNLGVSQAMQIAANIAVLEGSCDLFLWQAAQLCSVPLRLVERPHAGLTAKAVLKASQNAAYNALVNVIDSKLDEYLALMNGINWTADEAPENANDYIHEVVVYLDFLISTAQQILPAEALYKIGVGALNHISDSIVAAFLSESLKRFTLNAVIGIGNDLKTLEAFAAERFQSTGLSELKKDRSFRDCLVEARQLLNLLVSNQPENFMNPVIREKNYGALDYKKVASICEKFKDAPDRLFGSLSSRNTKQDARKKSMDMLKRRLKDFS, from the coding sequence ATGATGCTGCATGCCCCGTCCAGGAGGCGAACCGTGGTGGAACACGCGGACGGCGGCGTCGATGTAGTCCTCGCGACCTCCATCGGGAACGGGGAGGATTTGGGCCCTGCGGTTCGCCATTCCTTCGAGTCCGGCAAGCCCGAGGCCCTCCTGCACCAGCTCAGGAACATCGTGAGGAAGAAGGAGGTGGAGATCGAAGAGCTGTGCAAGCTTCACTACGAGGACTTCATCGTCGCCGTCGACGAGCTGCGTGGCGTGCTGGTCGACGCCGACGAGCTGAAGAGCATGCTGTCGAGCGAGAATCTCAGGCTGCAGGAGGTGGCCAGCGCGCTTCTGCTGCGGCTGGAGGAGCTCCTCGAGCTGTACCTCATCAAGAAGAACGTCACCGAGGCCTTACAGACATTGAAGGTCTGCGTCcaggtctccaagctctgcctcACCTGCAACATGCACGTCTCCAACAGCCGCTTCTACCCTGCACTCAAGACCTTGGACATGATCGAGCGCAACTACATCCAGAACACCCCTCTCAAGCCCCTGAGGAAGGTGATCGAGAAGCAGATACCTGCGCTCAAGCTGCACATCGAGAAGAAGGTCTGCAGCGAGTTCAACGACTGGCTCGTCCACATCAGGAGCGCGGCCAAGGAGATCGGGCAGCTGGCCATCGGCCAGGCTTCCTCCGCCCGgcaaagagaagaggagaagCGGGCGCGCCGCAGGGAAGCAGAAGAGCAGAGCCGGACCGGCGTCGGCGACGTCGCGTGCGCGTTGGACATCGAGCACATCGACGAGGATTCGATGCTGGAGTTCGACCTCACGCCGGTCTACCGAGCTCATCACATTCACACCTGCCTTGGGATCGAGGAGAAGTTCCGCGACTACTACTACAAGAACAGGCTGATGCAGCTCAATCTGGACCTGCAGATCTCGTCGGCGCAGCCGTTTCTTGAATCCCACCAGCCCTTCTTCGCGCAGATCGCCGGCTTCTTCATCGTGGAGGATCGAGTTCGGCGGACAGCAGGGGGACTGCTATCGGACAGTCAGGTGGAGGCGATCTGGGAGACGGCCATCGCGAAGATGACATCCGTTCTGGAGGATCAATTCTCCCGCACCGATACAGCGAGCCACCTTCTTCTTATCAAAGACCTCGTCACTCTTCTCGGGGCCACTCTCACCGGCCATGGCTACCGGGTAGCGCCCTTGCTCGAGGTGCTCGACAGCAGCAGAGACAAGTACCACGAGCTCCTCCTCAGCGAGTGCTGGAAGCAGATCAGCGACATCCTGGCCAGTGATTCCTTCGAACAGATGGTGATCAAGAAGGAGTACGAGTACAACATGAACGTGTTGTCGTTCCAACTTCAATCCTCCGACATAATGCCTGCATTCCCATACATCGCACCCTTCTCCTCCTCTGTTCCAGATGTGTGCCGCATCGTGCGCTCCTTCATCGAGGACTCCGTCAACTACTTGTCGTACGGAGGTCACATCAACTTTTACGAAGTGGTCAAGAAGTACCTCGACAAGCTCGTGATCGGTGTGCTGAACGAAGCTTTGCTCAACATGATCCATACTGGTAATCTCGGCGTGTCGCAGGCGATGCAGATTGCGGCGAACATAGCAGTCCTCGAGGGCAGTTGCGATCTCTTCTTGTGGCAGGCTGCCCAACTCTGCTCGGTGCCTCTGCGCTTGGTGGAAAGGCCTCATGCCGGATTGACTGCCAAGGCTGTCCTCAAGGCGTCGCAGAATGCAGCTTACAATGCGTTGGTGAACGTGATCGATTCCAAGTTGGATGAGTACTTGGCGCTCATGAACGGCATCAATTGGACGGCAGATGAAGCTCCAGAGAACGCGAACGACTACATCCACGAAGTCGTTGTCTACCTCGACTTCCTCATCTCCACCGCTCAGCAAATTCTGCCCGCAGAAGCTCTCTACAAGATCGGTGTCGGTGCTCTGAATCATATCTCGGATTCGATCGTGGCAGCCTTTCTTAGTGAGAGTCTGAAGAGGTTCACCCTCAATGCTGTCATCGGCATCGGCAATGATCTGAAGACATTGGAAGCGTTTGCGGCTGAAAGGTTCCAGAGCACGGGGTTGAGCGAGTTGAAGAAAGACCGAAGCTTCAGAGATTGTTTGGTGGAAGCGAGGCAGCTGTTGAATCTGCTGGTGAGCAATCAGCCTGAGAACTTCATGAATCCGGTGATAAGAGAGAAGAATTATGGTGCTTTGGACTACAAAAAGGTTGCGAGCATCTGCGAAAAGTTCAAGGACGCACCAGATCGGTTGTTTGGGAGCCTGTCGAGCCGAAACACGAAGCAGGATGCTCGGAAGAAGTCGATGGATATGCTGAAGAGAAGGCTGAAAGATTTCAGCTGA